A genomic stretch from Deinococcus radiotolerans includes:
- a CDS encoding DMT family transporter — MTRRDALDMFLLSAFWGVSFLLIRLSGEVFPPVWVALLRSVFGAAVLLLALRLGRHTLPPARLWKPLLLVALFNNVIPWSFFAWGEQTVSSNIAAIINATTPLFALLIGLTLRDTRLSGLTLGGVLMGMGGVALTVSGGLGGGHATLHGVIILLLASLGYAVATTIAKRTLGGLNPVGLATTQLGLSSVMLLPVALFGPAPAPLTLTAVGAVAFLGVVGSGLAYLLYYGLLARVSPTQVTAVTYALPVWGLGWAALAGEPVGALSVLGVLIVLAGLGLINLPPRVKPGPATLRPDS, encoded by the coding sequence GTGACCCGCCGCGACGCGCTGGACATGTTCCTGCTGTCGGCCTTCTGGGGCGTGTCGTTCCTGCTCATCCGCCTGAGCGGCGAGGTGTTCCCGCCCGTGTGGGTGGCGCTGCTTAGATCGGTGTTCGGGGCGGCGGTGCTGCTGCTCGCGCTGCGGCTGGGTCGCCACACCCTGCCGCCCGCCCGACTGTGGAAACCGCTGCTGCTGGTGGCTCTGTTCAACAACGTGATTCCCTGGTCGTTCTTCGCGTGGGGCGAGCAGACGGTCAGCAGCAACATCGCCGCGATCATCAACGCGACCACGCCGCTGTTCGCGCTCCTGATCGGCCTGACCCTGCGCGACACCCGCCTGAGTGGCCTGACGCTGGGCGGCGTGCTGATGGGCATGGGCGGCGTGGCCCTCACGGTGTCCGGCGGACTGGGCGGCGGGCACGCCACGCTGCACGGCGTGATTATCCTGCTGCTCGCCAGCCTGGGGTACGCGGTCGCCACCACCATCGCCAAACGCACCCTGGGTGGCCTGAACCCGGTGGGGTTGGCCACCACTCAACTGGGCCTCAGCAGCGTCATGCTGCTCCCGGTCGCGCTCTTCGGCCCGGCCCCCGCCCCGCTGACCCTGACCGCCGTGGGCGCCGTCGCCTTCCTGGGGGTGGTCGGCAGTGGACTGGCGTACCTGCTGTACTACGGCCTGCTGGCGCGCGTCAGCCCGACCCAGGTCACCGCCGTCACGTACGCCCTGCCCGTCTGGGGCCTGGGCTGGGCGGCGCTGGCCGGGGAGCCCGTCGGGGCGCTGTCTGTGCTGGGCGTGCTGATTGTGCTGGCGGGGCTGGGGCTGATCAACCTGCCGCCCCGCGTGAAGCCTGGGCCTGCCACCCTCCGGCCTGATTCCTGA
- a CDS encoding glutathionylspermidine synthase family protein: protein MIRRTVTPRPDWEARMREVGFTWFAPTPEHPVPYWSEDGYYAFTAAQIEQIRSASQELTTLVLEATGHAIERGRLAELGIPAFLHSAVRDSWEQDDPTVYMRLDLAYDGHGGVKLLEVNAQTPTSLLEAAVSQWQWLEDQQARGELPAGATQWNTIHEGLTEQWAHLKAARGLTEVAFSSARVDEDAATVTYLRELAGAAGLRTSFIFTEELGTSPTEPYLLDTWSLPIRHLMWLWPFEFAWESRDSAFLASTGTRFIEPLWKAATGSKGLLALLHELNPGHPHLLPATLTPGALGRDVVRKPLYSREGQNVQLPGEASTPGAYADLPVVEQAYTELPTAHAPDGPRYPVLGVWIAGDEVCGLGIREGRSRVTDNRATFAPHVVLPG, encoded by the coding sequence ATGATCCGGCGGACCGTCACCCCCCGGCCGGACTGGGAGGCGCGGATGCGCGAGGTGGGCTTCACGTGGTTCGCGCCCACGCCCGAGCATCCGGTGCCGTACTGGAGCGAGGACGGGTACTACGCCTTCACCGCCGCACAGATCGAGCAGATCCGGTCCGCCAGCCAGGAGCTGACGACCCTGGTGCTGGAGGCGACCGGGCACGCCATCGAACGCGGGCGGCTGGCGGAACTGGGCATTCCGGCATTCCTGCACAGCGCCGTGCGGGACTCCTGGGAGCAGGATGATCCGACGGTGTACATGCGCCTTGACCTCGCCTACGACGGCCATGGGGGCGTGAAACTGCTGGAGGTGAACGCGCAGACGCCCACCAGTCTGCTGGAGGCGGCAGTCAGTCAGTGGCAGTGGCTCGAAGACCAGCAGGCGCGCGGCGAGCTGCCGGCCGGGGCGACGCAGTGGAACACGATTCACGAGGGTCTGACCGAGCAGTGGGCGCACCTGAAGGCCGCGCGTGGCCTGACTGAGGTGGCGTTCAGCAGCGCCCGCGTGGACGAGGACGCCGCGACCGTCACGTACCTGCGGGAGCTGGCCGGGGCGGCAGGATTGCGCACGTCGTTCATCTTCACCGAGGAGCTGGGCACCAGCCCGACGGAACCGTACCTGCTGGACACCTGGAGCCTTCCCATCCGGCATCTCATGTGGCTGTGGCCGTTCGAGTTCGCGTGGGAGTCCCGCGACTCGGCGTTCCTGGCCAGCACCGGCACCCGATTCATCGAGCCGCTGTGGAAGGCCGCCACGGGCAGCAAGGGCCTGCTGGCGCTGCTGCACGAGCTGAATCCCGGCCACCCACACCTGCTGCCCGCGACCCTGACGCCCGGCGCGCTGGGGAGGGACGTGGTGCGGAAGCCGCTGTACTCCCGCGAGGGGCAGAACGTGCAGCTGCCCGGCGAGGCCAGCACGCCCGGCGCGTACGCCGACCTGCCCGTGGTCGAGCAGGCGTACACCGAACTGCCCACCGCGCACGCCCCGGACGGCCCGCGTTACCCGGTGCTGGGCGTGTGGATCGCCGGGGACGAGGTGTGCGGCCTGGGCATCCGCGAGGGCCGCTCGCGCGTGACGGACAACCGCGCCACGTTCGCCCCGCACGTGGTGCTGCCGGGATGA
- a CDS encoding pyridoxamine 5'-phosphate oxidase family protein, with protein MSSFYDPAQRDPSLSRRPQNRRDDAWIEALLLRVPLGRVATVYRGEDGRVWPFVTPLAFAFRPESRDLVYHTNVVGRLRANTEQAESEGHPATFEVTETGALLPSNSPLELSVQYRSAVVFGTARVLHGEDARAALTTLSERVFPGLLVGTHTRPITDADLARTAVYALRIERWSGKENWADGAAQEDGWPALPAQLAAPFVPGSRA; from the coding sequence ATGAGCAGTTTCTATGATCCAGCTCAGCGTGACCCCAGCCTCAGCCGCCGTCCGCAGAACCGCCGGGACGACGCCTGGATCGAGGCGCTGCTGCTGCGCGTGCCGCTGGGCCGCGTGGCGACTGTGTACCGCGGCGAGGACGGCCGCGTGTGGCCCTTCGTGACGCCGCTGGCCTTCGCGTTCCGGCCCGAGTCGCGTGATCTCGTGTACCACACGAACGTCGTGGGCCGCCTGCGGGCGAACACCGAACAGGCAGAGTCAGAGGGGCACCCCGCGACCTTCGAGGTGACCGAGACCGGCGCGTTGCTGCCCAGCAATTCCCCGCTGGAACTCAGCGTGCAGTACCGCAGCGCCGTGGTGTTCGGTACAGCACGCGTCCTGCATGGCGAGGACGCCCGCGCGGCCCTCACGACCCTGAGCGAACGGGTGTTCCCCGGCCTGCTCGTGGGGACGCACACCCGGCCCATCACGGACGCCGATCTGGCCCGCACCGCCGTCTACGCCCTGAGGATCGAGCGCTGGAGCGGCAAGGAGAACTGGGCGGACGGGGCCGCGCAGGAGGACGGCTGGCCCGCGCTGCCCGCGCAACTCGCCGCGCCGTTCGTGCCGGGGAGCCGCGCGTGA
- a CDS encoding acetylornithine/succinylornithine family transaminase — MTSTQSKWLEAELKFDSRVVGKHEVVMTRGQGSVVWDESGRSYIDCVAGYGVANIGHCHPDVVKAIKDQAERLLVMPQSLPNDKRAEFLSELVGVTPAGMDRVFLCNSGTEAMEAAKKFAITATGRKRFVSMKRGFSGRSLGALAFTWEPKYREPFGEAVDNRNVDFVTYGNIEELRAAITDETAAVILEPVQGEGGVRPASPEFIQEARRLTQEKGALLILDEIQTGFCRTGKMFAAEHYGVVPDGMTLAKAMAGGVPIGAFVMTEEVADRMPAGGHGGTFGGNPLAMAAGVAAIRAMKREGMAEQAREKGAYFMEKLRAIQSPKIREVRGLGLMIGVELKEKSAPYIHALEHEEGVLTLQATPLVVRFLPPVTISREQIDTVVAAFERVLNSVNPRAERQAELAAAQKEQTQTE; from the coding sequence ATGACCTCAACCCAGAGCAAGTGGCTCGAAGCCGAACTGAAGTTTGATAGCCGCGTGGTCGGCAAGCACGAGGTCGTCATGACCCGCGGGCAGGGCAGCGTCGTCTGGGACGAATCGGGCCGCTCGTACATCGACTGCGTCGCCGGGTACGGCGTGGCGAACATCGGCCACTGCCACCCGGACGTCGTGAAGGCCATCAAGGATCAGGCCGAGCGGCTGCTCGTCATGCCCCAGAGCCTCCCCAACGACAAACGCGCCGAATTCCTGAGCGAACTCGTCGGCGTGACCCCCGCCGGGATGGACCGAGTGTTCCTGTGCAACAGCGGCACCGAGGCGATGGAGGCCGCGAAGAAGTTCGCCATCACCGCCACGGGCCGCAAGCGCTTCGTGAGCATGAAGCGCGGCTTCTCGGGCCGCAGCCTGGGCGCGCTGGCGTTCACGTGGGAACCCAAGTACCGCGAGCCCTTCGGTGAGGCCGTGGACAACCGCAACGTGGACTTCGTGACGTACGGCAACATCGAGGAACTGCGCGCCGCAATCACCGACGAGACGGCCGCCGTGATCCTCGAACCCGTGCAGGGGGAGGGCGGCGTGCGGCCCGCCAGCCCCGAATTCATCCAGGAGGCCCGCCGCCTGACGCAGGAGAAGGGCGCCCTGCTGATCCTCGACGAGATCCAGACCGGCTTCTGCCGCACCGGGAAGATGTTCGCCGCCGAGCACTACGGCGTGGTTCCCGACGGCATGACCCTGGCCAAGGCTATGGCGGGTGGCGTGCCCATCGGCGCGTTCGTGATGACTGAGGAGGTCGCTGACCGCATGCCCGCCGGGGGGCACGGCGGCACGTTCGGCGGGAACCCACTGGCCATGGCGGCCGGGGTGGCCGCGATCCGCGCCATGAAGCGCGAGGGCATGGCCGAGCAGGCCCGCGAGAAGGGTGCGTACTTCATGGAAAAGCTCCGCGCGATTCAGAGTCCCAAGATCCGCGAGGTGCGCGGCCTGGGCCTGATGATTGGCGTGGAACTCAAGGAGAAGAGTGCCCCGTACATCCACGCGCTGGAACACGAGGAGGGCGTGCTGACCCTCCAGGCGACGCCGCTGGTCGTGCGCTTCCTGCCGCCCGTCACGATCAGCCGTGAGCAGATCGATACCGTGGTCGCCGCGTTCGAGCGCGTCCTGAACAGCGTGAATCCCCGCGCTGAGCGTCAGGCGGAACTGGCTGCCGCGCAGAAGGAACAGACCCAGACGGAATAA
- the pdxR gene encoding MocR-like pyridoxine biosynthesis transcription factor PdxR, with protein MVAPPIAPLSADARGPLPARTDELPFPLDLRRDQTEALHAQLARQIREAVLSGLLPGGTPLPGTRTLARTMGVTRGVVETAYAELLADGTAQAQVGRGTRVRDETPTPAPEVPVGGAGVPAWLPDAPPLPVDGPGVRPGLDFRVGVTGTATLDRRAWRQAWADAAREDVSGDYADPAGEPRLRVALAAFVGRQRGLGAQAEDVLVTGGTLHALNLIVRALLPPGSGVLMENPGYRAARQVLLDAGHEVIPVPVDADGLIVNADTPPARLVYVTPSHQFPMGGRMCLPRRLALLEWAARHDALIVEDDYDGEFRYGAPPLPPLAALAAQTGAGGRVLYLGTLSKVLTPSVRTGFVVAAPPLLSRLVRARTLLDFGPPVQVQAALTHLLGRGHVDRHIRRSRRWHAQVRAALTGALTGMDGLAHLGGIEAGLHVCLHLHPALPAPAVAAELAAQGVHVATLDTYTLGEAPNALLLGHGGLSAAQAGAGGRVIAQVVRSCATRAGLAPYSDA; from the coding sequence ATGGTGGCCCCCCCGATAGCTCCACTTTCTGCTGATGCCCGGGGGCCACTGCCCGCCCGGACGGACGAGCTGCCCTTCCCGCTGGACCTGCGCCGTGACCAGACGGAGGCGCTGCACGCACAACTGGCGCGGCAGATCCGCGAGGCGGTCCTGTCGGGGCTGCTGCCGGGCGGTACGCCGCTGCCCGGCACGCGCACGCTGGCGCGGACGATGGGGGTCACGCGCGGCGTCGTGGAGACGGCGTACGCGGAACTGCTCGCGGACGGCACGGCGCAGGCCCAGGTGGGGCGCGGCACCCGCGTGCGCGACGAGACGCCCACGCCCGCCCCGGAGGTCCCGGTGGGTGGGGCGGGCGTGCCGGCGTGGCTGCCCGACGCCCCGCCCCTGCCGGTGGACGGGCCGGGCGTGCGGCCTGGACTTGATTTCCGGGTGGGCGTAACCGGCACCGCCACCCTGGACCGCCGCGCGTGGCGGCAGGCCTGGGCAGACGCGGCGCGCGAGGACGTCAGCGGCGACTACGCCGACCCGGCAGGCGAGCCCCGGCTGCGCGTAGCCCTGGCGGCGTTTGTGGGACGGCAGCGCGGGCTGGGCGCACAGGCCGAGGACGTCCTGGTGACGGGCGGGACGCTGCACGCCCTGAACCTGATCGTGCGCGCGCTGCTGCCCCCGGGTTCCGGGGTGCTGATGGAGAATCCGGGGTACCGCGCGGCGCGGCAGGTGCTGCTGGACGCCGGGCACGAGGTCATTCCCGTGCCAGTGGACGCCGACGGCCTGATCGTGAACGCGGACACGCCTCCTGCGCGGCTGGTGTACGTGACGCCCAGCCACCAGTTTCCAATGGGGGGCCGCATGTGCCTGCCCCGGCGGCTGGCACTGCTGGAGTGGGCGGCGCGGCATGACGCGCTGATCGTCGAAGACGACTACGACGGCGAATTCCGCTACGGCGCGCCCCCCCTGCCGCCGCTGGCCGCGCTGGCCGCGCAGACGGGTGCGGGGGGACGGGTGCTGTACCTGGGCACGCTGAGTAAGGTCCTGACCCCCTCGGTGCGCACCGGGTTCGTGGTGGCGGCCCCGCCGCTGCTCTCGCGCCTGGTGCGGGCGCGGACACTGCTGGACTTCGGGCCGCCCGTGCAGGTGCAGGCGGCCCTGACGCACCTGCTGGGCAGGGGGCACGTGGACCGTCACATCCGCCGCTCGCGCCGCTGGCACGCGCAGGTCCGCGCGGCGCTGACGGGGGCGCTCACTGGCATGGACGGACTGGCGCACCTGGGTGGCATCGAGGCGGGGCTGCACGTCTGCCTGCACCTCCACCCGGCGCTACCGGCCCCAGCCGTGGCGGCGGAACTGGCCGCGCAGGGCGTACACGTCGCCACGCTGGACACCTACACGCTGGGCGAGGCCCCGAACGCGCTGCTGCTGGGGCATGGGGGCCTGAGCGCCGCGCAGGCGGGCGCCGGCGGGCGGGTGATCGCGCAGGTCGTGCGAAGTTGTGCAACCCGAGCCGGACTCGCGCCGTACTCTGACGCATGA
- a CDS encoding GNAT family N-acetyltransferase, giving the protein MSELRDLRPIPPAQAELALPALRALRPDSPHTVTPDALRAFLSTTAPEGYALVGAFEPGREEAAAVAGYRVMHLLYAGRTLYVDDLSTLPDARGRGHARALLHWLEARARELACAELHLDSGVGETRHAAHRLYHRAGMNVTAHHFSLPLGRGTT; this is encoded by the coding sequence ATGTCCGAGCTCCGCGACCTCCGCCCCATCCCGCCCGCGCAGGCCGAGTTGGCTCTCCCGGCCCTGCGCGCGCTGCGGCCCGACTCGCCCCACACCGTCACGCCGGACGCTCTGCGTGCCTTCCTGAGCACCACCGCGCCCGAGGGCTACGCCCTGGTCGGCGCGTTCGAACCGGGCCGCGAGGAGGCTGCCGCCGTCGCCGGGTACCGGGTCATGCACCTGCTGTACGCCGGACGCACGCTGTACGTGGACGACCTGAGCACCCTCCCCGACGCCCGTGGACGCGGCCACGCCCGCGCGCTCCTGCACTGGCTCGAAGCCCGCGCCCGCGAACTGGCCTGCGCGGAGCTCCACCTCGACTCCGGAGTGGGGGAGACCCGCCACGCGGCCCACCGCCTGTACCACCGCGCCGGGATGAACGTCACCGCCCACCACTTCAGCCTCCCGCTGGGTCGGGGGACGACATGA
- a CDS encoding DJ-1/PfpI family protein, with protein MTRTVGILIFDGIEVLDLGGPFEVLSVATRLAGRDGEAAPFQPVLIGATDAPAVGRGGFRVLPHATLDDHPPMDVLIVPGGVMDTPLADPRVREWVRAQAARVEVLASICTGAFLLASEGLLDGLRVTTHWEDQADLQTQFPALTVVPDVAWVDSGAVVTSGGISAGIDMTLHLVERLHSRALADRTARQMEFRWTGQGLLDGVNP; from the coding sequence ATGACCCGCACCGTCGGCATTCTGATCTTCGACGGCATCGAGGTCCTCGACCTGGGCGGTCCCTTCGAGGTCCTGAGTGTCGCCACGCGACTGGCCGGGCGGGACGGCGAGGCGGCGCCCTTCCAGCCGGTCCTGATCGGCGCGACCGATGCCCCGGCGGTTGGGCGCGGGGGCTTCCGGGTCCTGCCGCACGCCACGCTGGACGATCATCCGCCGATGGACGTGCTGATCGTGCCCGGCGGCGTGATGGACACGCCACTGGCCGACCCACGCGTGCGCGAGTGGGTGCGGGCGCAGGCCGCGCGGGTAGAGGTCCTCGCCTCAATCTGTACCGGCGCGTTCCTGCTGGCCTCTGAGGGCCTACTGGACGGCTTACGTGTCACCACCCACTGGGAAGATCAGGCCGACCTCCAGACGCAGTTCCCAGCGCTGACGGTCGTGCCGGACGTCGCCTGGGTGGACTCGGGCGCGGTGGTCACGTCAGGCGGCATCAGCGCGGGGATCGATATGACCCTGCACCTCGTCGAGCGGCTGCACTCGCGCGCGCTGGCGGACCGCACCGCCCGCCAGATGGAATTCCGCTGGACAGGCCAGGGACTACTGGACGGGGTGAACCCATGA
- a CDS encoding ion transporter, whose product MTAPPSFREKLHSFLDPSDGAGPAERAFNALLVTLILLTIAVTIAGTVPEVQREYGRAIRLFDYLCALVFGLEYLGRLYVTPLRPGADGSARSYLRYATSPLPLIDLLVLISLMVPATTALASLRGLRLLKLLSLLKLGRYSDSLQLIGRVIRQRAGELLSTVLIVLVLVFIAASLLYQVESSAGTKGFESIPQALWWAVVTLTTTGYGDVYPATPLGKAAAGLIMLFGVGMVALPAGMIASGFAEELSRLRQQETVAACCPHCGKALE is encoded by the coding sequence ATGACCGCGCCGCCCTCCTTTCGGGAGAAACTGCACTCGTTCCTGGACCCCAGTGACGGCGCAGGACCAGCTGAACGGGCCTTCAATGCGCTGCTCGTCACGCTGATCCTGCTGACCATCGCCGTGACGATCGCGGGCACGGTCCCCGAGGTGCAGCGCGAGTACGGCCGCGCCATCCGCCTCTTCGATTACCTGTGCGCGCTGGTGTTCGGCCTGGAGTACCTGGGGCGGCTGTACGTCACGCCGCTGCGCCCCGGCGCGGACGGCAGCGCCCGGTCGTACCTGCGCTACGCGACCTCGCCGCTCCCGCTGATCGACCTGCTGGTCCTGATCTCGCTGATGGTGCCCGCCACGACTGCTCTGGCCAGCCTGCGCGGTCTGCGCCTGCTGAAACTCCTGAGTCTGCTGAAACTGGGCCGCTACTCGGACTCGCTGCAACTCATCGGGCGGGTCATCCGCCAGCGCGCCGGGGAACTGCTCTCCACGGTGCTGATCGTGCTGGTCCTCGTGTTTATCGCCGCCAGCCTGCTGTACCAGGTGGAATCCAGCGCGGGCACCAAGGGCTTCGAGAGCATCCCGCAGGCGCTGTGGTGGGCGGTCGTGACCCTGACCACCACCGGGTACGGGGACGTGTACCCCGCCACGCCGCTGGGCAAGGCGGCGGCCGGGCTGATCATGCTGTTCGGGGTGGGCATGGTGGCCCTCCCGGCGGGCATGATCGCCAGCGGCTTCGCCGAGGAACTCTCCCGCCTGCGCCAGCAGGAAACCGTGGCGGCCTGCTGCCCGCACTGCGGCAAGGCGCTGGAGTAA
- a CDS encoding VanW family protein, translating to MKVWAAGITAGTVALLVGGALAVAATQNTATLAPGLRIAGTDVGGMTREQALAAVGSRAATPPQVTVTAGKNTWTLGADKLGWHADAATSVDAAVKITQDRGVLQKLQGMIGQAPTQDIPLTAAVDGAKAKATLTTLTAGLNTAPKNASVYFDKVSKRYAVKPDAPGLSPDVTGAVNTYVANPDLTALTVTVKATSAKLTAATLNSYVAQGNALARPFTVTLNGTTRKGGLTALQVADLYWVRETGIEPDDATLKAAFGRLTDAVDQPALNARYVLQGGKLVKAKEKAGLVTDRAAAFALFRKAVLDPSVRTVVFPSKADQPTLTIDKLPAADKLELIAVGTSTYYHSSAARRTNVANAAAKINGSVVPAGEVFSFLNSLGGIDASNGFVGGLIISGGRTVDGLGGGVCQVSTTTFRALYQAGLPVIERNQHSYRVGYYEPQVGFEAAVYDPGLDLRMKNDTTAPILIKTRNDNARSTLTVEVWGVKPKRTVNISPAVITARVPHPAPKYVVNAALRPGTMRQVDWAADGYSLYITRTIKDASGVRTDKVSTVYKAWQAVYETGPRG from the coding sequence ATGAAGGTCTGGGCCGCAGGAATCACCGCAGGAACCGTCGCTCTCCTCGTGGGGGGAGCGCTCGCCGTCGCCGCCACTCAGAACACCGCCACCCTCGCCCCGGGCCTGCGCATCGCGGGCACCGACGTGGGTGGCATGACCCGCGAACAGGCGCTGGCTGCCGTGGGCAGCCGCGCCGCCACCCCCCCGCAGGTCACCGTCACCGCCGGAAAGAACACCTGGACACTCGGCGCCGATAAACTCGGCTGGCACGCCGACGCGGCAACCAGTGTAGACGCCGCAGTGAAGATCACGCAGGACCGCGGCGTCCTTCAGAAACTCCAAGGCATGATCGGACAGGCCCCCACCCAGGACATCCCCCTGACTGCCGCCGTGGACGGCGCCAAAGCCAAAGCGACCTTGACCACCCTGACCGCCGGGCTGAACACCGCCCCGAAGAACGCCAGTGTCTACTTCGACAAGGTCAGCAAGCGCTACGCCGTGAAACCCGACGCGCCCGGCCTGAGCCCTGACGTGACTGGCGCCGTCAACACGTACGTCGCGAACCCCGACCTGACCGCGCTGACGGTCACGGTGAAAGCCACGTCTGCGAAACTCACGGCCGCCACCCTGAACAGTTACGTGGCCCAGGGGAACGCCCTGGCGCGGCCCTTCACCGTGACGCTCAACGGCACCACCCGCAAGGGTGGCCTGACCGCCCTCCAGGTCGCGGACCTGTACTGGGTGCGTGAAACCGGCATAGAGCCGGACGACGCGACCCTCAAGGCCGCGTTCGGCCGCCTGACCGACGCCGTGGACCAGCCCGCCCTGAACGCCCGGTACGTCCTCCAGGGCGGCAAGCTGGTCAAGGCCAAGGAGAAGGCCGGTCTGGTCACCGACCGCGCCGCGGCCTTCGCGCTGTTCCGTAAGGCCGTGCTTGACCCCAGCGTCAGGACTGTGGTGTTCCCCAGCAAGGCCGACCAGCCCACCCTGACCATCGACAAACTGCCCGCTGCGGACAAGCTCGAACTGATCGCCGTGGGCACCAGCACGTACTACCACTCCAGCGCCGCGCGCCGCACGAACGTCGCCAACGCCGCCGCGAAGATCAACGGCTCCGTGGTCCCGGCTGGCGAGGTCTTCAGCTTCCTGAACAGCCTGGGCGGCATTGACGCCTCGAACGGCTTCGTGGGTGGCCTGATCATCAGCGGCGGCCGCACCGTGGACGGGCTGGGTGGCGGCGTGTGCCAGGTCAGCACCACCACGTTTCGCGCGCTGTACCAGGCGGGCCTGCCCGTCATTGAGCGTAACCAGCACTCCTACCGCGTGGGCTACTACGAGCCGCAGGTGGGCTTTGAGGCCGCCGTGTACGACCCGGGTCTGGACCTGCGCATGAAGAACGACACCACCGCGCCCATCCTGATCAAGACCCGCAACGACAATGCCCGCAGCACCCTGACCGTGGAGGTCTGGGGCGTGAAACCCAAGCGGACCGTCAACATCAGCCCGGCGGTCATCACCGCCCGCGTTCCCCATCCCGCCCCCAAGTACGTGGTGAACGCGGCCCTGCGCCCCGGTACTATGCGGCAGGTCGACTGGGCTGCCGACGGCTACAGCCTGTACATCACCCGCACCATCAAGGACGCCAGCGGCGTGCGCACTGACAAGGTCAGCACCGTCTACAAGGCTTGGCAGGCCGTCTACGAGACCGGCCCGCGCGGCTGA